The nucleotide window CTTCCAGTCTAAGGACCCCTCCCTAGCCGACGAGGCCTTAGAGACCCGCTCCCTAGTGGAGCGTATGCGCTGTCAAGTTGAAGGGGCCCTAGCTGAGCAGAGCCAGCTTATCGTGCTTCACGCAGGCGCCATCCTCATAAACCTGCGCAACATAGCCTACCACGGGGGCGACATAGCCGAGGTCGCTATCAACAGGGCGGTGAGGGCTAGCTCCTCCTAGGGGGCTTCTTCAGAAAAATCTTAAAGCTACTCCTTAAGCTAGGGTTATTTCGTGTATCAGCCACCGTCAGCCGAGCTGAACTTCAAAGCCGTCGAGGAGAAGTGGCAGCGTAGGTGGAGGGAGGCCAGGGTCTTTGAGGCGGACGTAGAGTGGGGTAGGCCGAGGCGCTTCATCACCGTGGCCTACCCGTACGTAAATAGCCCCCAGCACATAGGCCACGGCCGCACCTACACCTTGACAGACGTGTACGCTAGGTTCTTGAGGATGAGGGGGTACAACGTCCTCTTCCCCATGGCCTTCCACTACACGGGGACCCCCATCTTAGCCATGGCTAAGAGGCTGGCGTCTAAAGATGAGGAGCTCAGGGAGCTCTTCGTCAAGGTCTACAAGGTACCCAGCAGGGTGGTCGAGACCTTCACAGACCCCTTAAGCATCGCTAAGTACTTCCACAACGAGATTAAGGAGGGCATGGTGGAGATGGGCTACTCGATCGACTGGCGCAGGGAGTTCACTACGATAGACCCTGAGTACAGCCGCTTCATCGAGTGGCAGTTCCATAAGCTTAAAGAGGGGGGCTTCGTTACTAAGGGCAGCCACCCCGTCGGCTGGTGCCCGTGCTGTGGCAATCCAGTCGGCCAGCACGACACCCTAGGCGACGTCGAGCCTGAGATCGGCCAGTTCACGCTAATTAAGTTTAAGCTAGACGGCTTAGTCCTCCCCGCAGCTACGCTTAGGCCTGAGACGGTCTTCGGCGTCACTAACCTCTGGCTTAAGCCTGGCGTCGCCTACGTGGAGGCCGTGGTTAACGGGGAGCGCTGGCTCATTAGCCCTAGTTGCGCTGAGAAGCTTAAGCTCCTCAACTTCAAGGTCGAGGTAGTTAGGGAGGTGAGCAGCGACGGGCTAATGGGGAGGGTGGCGCTAAACCCAGCTACTAATCGCCTAGTCCCTATACTCCCCGCCGGCTTCGTCGACCTGGGCAACGCCACCGGGGTAGTTATGTCTGTGCCCGCCCACGCCCCCTACGACCTCGTCGCCCTTAGACAGGCCGCGGGGGAAGTGGCTAGGCTAGGCTTAGACCCCGGGGGGCTTAAGCCTATCCCGATAATTAAGACCCCCGGCTACGGAGAAGTGCCCGCCGCCACGGTGGTAGATCGAGAGGGCATAGTGGATCAGGGGGACTCGAGGCTCGAGGAGGCCACGAAGGAGCTCTACCGAGCAGAGTTCCACTCAGGCACTATGACTGAGGCGGCCTACCCCTACAGCGGCTTGAGCGTCCGGGAGGCTAGGGACAGGGTTCAGAAGGATCTAGCTGAGCGTGGGGACGCAGCCTTCATGTACGAGCTCCTCAACCGCCCAGTCTACTGTAGGTGCGGGGCGGAGTGCGTGGTTAAAGTGCTTGAGGATCAGTGGTTCCTAAACTACAGCGACCCAGCTTGGAAGAAGCTAGCTCACGAGTGCGTAGACTCGATGAGCATCATCCCCGAGGGCATCAGGGAGGAGTTCAACTACGTTATAGACTGGCTTAGGGAGAAGGCCTGTGCTAGACGGTCTGGGCTGGGGACTAGGCTCCCATGGGACCCTGGCTGGATTATCGAGAGCCTCTCGGACTCAACGATATACATGGCGTACTACACGATAGCCCACGTAATTAAGAAGTGGGGGCTTAAGGCTGAGCAGCTTAGCGACGAGGTCTTCGACTACGTGTTCCTAGGCGAGCGTAGCGCTGAGGAAGTCGCGGCTAGGAGCAAGGTTCCGTTGGAGGCGCTCCGTGAAATGCGCTCGCAGTTTCTATACTTCTACCCAGTCGATAGCCGCCACTCGGGCCGGGACCTCCTATGGAACCACCTAGCGTTCATGGTGTTTAACCACGTCGCCATCTTCCCTAGGCAGCACTGGCCTAGGCAGATCGTTGTCAACGGGAGCGTGTTAATGGAGGGGAAGAAGATGTCTAAGTCCATGGGCAACATAGTCCCCCTAAGGGAGGCCGCTAGGACCTACGGCGTAGACCCGCTTAGGCTAGCGCTCATATCCTCAGCCGAGCTCCTCGCGGACGCTGACTTTAGCCCGTCGCTAGCTAGGTCCATGGAGGAGAGGCTCAGGAAGCTCTACTCCTTCACGCGCTGGGTGGCTCAGCTTAAGCCCGGGGGTAGGCTTAAGCTGGTGGATAGGTGGATGCTGAGTAGGCTCCAGCGGCGCATTAAGGAGGTCACGGAGGCCCTTGAGAAGCTCCGCGCTAGGGAGGCTTGCCACCTCGTCCTCTACGAGCTGGATAAGGACGTCCAGTGGTATATGAAGAGGAGGCAGTTAGAGCTCCAAGAGCCCGAGGGGTTGGGGGCAGTGGCGCAGGTTCTTAGGGAGGTCCTCAGCGTTCAAGTTAGGCTCCTAGCGCCCATGGCCCCCCACGTCTGCGAGGAGCTGTGGGAGATGCTTGAGGGTGGGGGGTTCGTCTCTACGGCCCCTTGGCCTGAGCCCGACGAGTCCAAGGTAGACGCGGAGGCTGAGCTAGCTGAGGAGCTAGTGGCCTCCGTCGTCGAGGACGTCAGGAGCATCCTCAACGTCTTAAAGGCGAAGCCTACGGCAGCCTACCTCTACGTAGCCTCGGGGTGGAAGTGGAGG belongs to Candidatus Nezhaarchaeota archaeon and includes:
- the leuS gene encoding leucine--tRNA ligase, whose amino-acid sequence is MYQPPSAELNFKAVEEKWQRRWREARVFEADVEWGRPRRFITVAYPYVNSPQHIGHGRTYTLTDVYARFLRMRGYNVLFPMAFHYTGTPILAMAKRLASKDEELRELFVKVYKVPSRVVETFTDPLSIAKYFHNEIKEGMVEMGYSIDWRREFTTIDPEYSRFIEWQFHKLKEGGFVTKGSHPVGWCPCCGNPVGQHDTLGDVEPEIGQFTLIKFKLDGLVLPAATLRPETVFGVTNLWLKPGVAYVEAVVNGERWLISPSCAEKLKLLNFKVEVVREVSSDGLMGRVALNPATNRLVPILPAGFVDLGNATGVVMSVPAHAPYDLVALRQAAGEVARLGLDPGGLKPIPIIKTPGYGEVPAATVVDREGIVDQGDSRLEEATKELYRAEFHSGTMTEAAYPYSGLSVREARDRVQKDLAERGDAAFMYELLNRPVYCRCGAECVVKVLEDQWFLNYSDPAWKKLAHECVDSMSIIPEGIREEFNYVIDWLREKACARRSGLGTRLPWDPGWIIESLSDSTIYMAYYTIAHVIKKWGLKAEQLSDEVFDYVFLGERSAEEVAARSKVPLEALREMRSQFLYFYPVDSRHSGRDLLWNHLAFMVFNHVAIFPRQHWPRQIVVNGSVLMEGKKMSKSMGNIVPLREAARTYGVDPLRLALISSAELLADADFSPSLARSMEERLRKLYSFTRWVAQLKPGGRLKLVDRWMLSRLQRRIKEVTEALEKLRAREACHLVLYELDKDVQWYMKRRQLELQEPEGLGAVAQVLREVLSVQVRLLAPMAPHVCEELWEMLEGGGFVSTAPWPEPDESKVDAEAELAEELVASVVEDVRSILNVLKAKPTAAYLYVASGWKWRVYRKLAELAEKGADEGLALRELMSIQEFRSMGREAVAFVKKAYPLLLEASSEERAKRSKATLDELSVLKEASGFLEAELGMRVAVFSEEDPSKYDPKGRSSLALPLRPAIYLDVG